In one Silene latifolia isolate original U9 population chromosome 10, ASM4854445v1, whole genome shotgun sequence genomic region, the following are encoded:
- the LOC141608916 gene encoding MA3 DOMAIN-CONTAINING TRANSLATION REGULATORY FACTOR 2 isoform X2 has translation MPNYDYYFVKKLVSTAMDRHDKQKEMVAVLLSSLYADVINPAQIYKGFTKLVECVDDLAVDIPDAVDILSIFIARAIVDDILPPIFLKKHLEKMSKQSKGIEVLIRTEKCYLSAPYHSELIENKWGGDKNKTVEDVKGKISNLLREYIVNYDKKEAFRCIKELNIPFFHHEIIKRALIIAMERRQAEGEILNLLKMVAQENLINSSQISKGFNRLIDTIDDLSLDIPNARKILQSLISKCSSEGWLSASSLKSFSLEPNKVFVEESIAKSFKKIVQTIIQEYFLSGDTIEVYNCLESENYSSSSELNAIFVKKLINLAMDRKNREKEMASILLSSLCLPPDDVANGFISLIESADDTSLDNPIIVEDLAKFISRAIVDEVITPSHLNDIGAPFIGLHSIGNKIIQLANSLLNARLSGERILRCWGGEGSRGNGWAVEDVKDKIEKLLEEYECGGDIREACRCIKELGMPFFHHEVVKKALVIVMEKRNERLWRLLEECFNSGLITVNQMTKGFGRTEESLDDLSLDVPDVKHQFSRCFAKASSLGWLDHTCFSFKSLYNDETDHLHDNKPNLH, from the coding sequence ATGCCAAATTATGATTATTATTTCGTCAAGAAACTCGTTTCAACGGCCATGGATCGACATGACAAGCAAAAAGAAATGGTTGCAGTTTTATTGTCATCTTTATATGCAGATGTGATAAACCCTGCTCAAATTTATAAGGGATTCACAAAATTAGTTGAGTGTGTTGATGATTTGGCGGTAGACATTCCTGATGCAGTAGATATACTATCTATTTTTATTGCAAGGGCTATCGTGGATGATATACTTCCACCTATATTCTTGAAAAAACATCTTGAAAAAATGTCTAAACAATCCAAGGGAATTGAGGTCCTTATAAGAACAGAGAAATGTTATTTATCTGCTCCTTACCACTCTGAACTGATCGAAAATAAATGGGGAGGAGACAAGAATAAAACAGTGGAAGATGTTAAGGGAAAAATTAGCAATTTGTTAAGAGAATACATTGTAAATTATGACAAGAAGGAAGCATTTAGATGCATAAAAGAGTTGAATATTCCATTTTTTCATCATGAAATCATAAAACGCGCCTTGATTATTGCAATGGAGAGGAGACAAGCTGAAGGCGAGATATTAAACTTGTTGAAGATGGTTGCTCAAGAAAACCTAATAAACTCAAGTCAAATTTCTAAGGGATTTAATAGATTGATAGATACTATAGATGACTTGTCATTAGATATACCAAATGCAAGAAAAATTCTACAATCTTTGATTTCAAAATGTTCATCCGAAGGATGGCTTTCAGCTTCTTCCTTAAAGTCATTTTCCTTAGAGCCAAATAAGGTGTTTGTTGAAGAAAGTATTGCAAAATCATTCAAGAAGATAGTTCAAACCATAATTCAAGAGTATTTTCTATCAGGTGATACAATAGAGGTCTATAATTGCTTGGAATCTGAGAACTATAGCTCATCCTCTGAGCTTAATGCCATATTTGTTAAGAAATTGATCAATCTAGCCATGGATCGTAAAAATCGAGAGAAGGAAATGGCTTCCATACTCCTTTCATCTTTATGTTTACCACCTGACGATGTTGCTAATGGATTCATATCATTGATCGAGTCAGCGGATGATACATCTCTAGATAATCCAATAATTGTTGAAGACTTGGCAAAATTCATTTCCAGAGCTATTGTTGATGAAGTAATAACTCCTTCTCACTTAAATGATATAGGAGCCCCATTTATTGGGTTGCATTCAATTGGGAACAAGATCATTCAACTTGCAAACTCACTTTTAAATGCTCGACTATCAGGAGAACGCATTCTAAGGTGTTGGGGAGGTGAAGGTAGTAGAGGGAACGGGTGGGCAGTAGAAGATGTTAAAGACAAGATTGAGAAATTGTTAGAAGAGTATGAATGTGGAGGTGATATAAGAGAAGCATGTAGGTGCATAAAGGAGTTAGGTATGCCATTCTTTCATCACGAAGTAGTGAAAAAAGCATTAGTGATTGTAATGGAGAAGCGAAATGAGAGATTATGGCGGTTACTAGAGGAGTGTTTTAATTCAGGGCTTATAACCGTGAATCAGATGACAAAGGGATTTGGAAGGACTGAGGAATCTCTTGATGATTTAAGTTTAGATGTGCCGGATGTTAAACATCAATTTTCGCGGTGTTTTGCAAAAGCTAGTAGTTTAGGATGGTTAGATCATACGTGTTTTTCCTTCAAATCCTTATACAATGATGAAACTGATCATCTTCATGATAATAAACCTAACCTACATTAG
- the LOC141608916 gene encoding MA3 DOMAIN-CONTAINING TRANSLATION REGULATORY FACTOR 2 isoform X1, with protein MSTSPKSQKLSPKSSKSPRAKVKEDSSKEISPKNNKHSYSRRYWRPKKGGAGGKGTWGGILDTQISYATDQNDPNYNSHEEVEFLTPRRTSQALEQYKKRAIVIIEEYFANDDVISTANELSDVGMPNYDYYFVKKLVSTAMDRHDKQKEMVAVLLSSLYADVINPAQIYKGFTKLVECVDDLAVDIPDAVDILSIFIARAIVDDILPPIFLKKHLEKMSKQSKGIEVLIRTEKCYLSAPYHSELIENKWGGDKNKTVEDVKGKISNLLREYIVNYDKKEAFRCIKELNIPFFHHEIIKRALIIAMERRQAEGEILNLLKMVAQENLINSSQISKGFNRLIDTIDDLSLDIPNARKILQSLISKCSSEGWLSASSLKSFSLEPNKVFVEESIAKSFKKIVQTIIQEYFLSGDTIEVYNCLESENYSSSSELNAIFVKKLINLAMDRKNREKEMASILLSSLCLPPDDVANGFISLIESADDTSLDNPIIVEDLAKFISRAIVDEVITPSHLNDIGAPFIGLHSIGNKIIQLANSLLNARLSGERILRCWGGEGSRGNGWAVEDVKDKIEKLLEEYECGGDIREACRCIKELGMPFFHHEVVKKALVIVMEKRNERLWRLLEECFNSGLITVNQMTKGFGRTEESLDDLSLDVPDVKHQFSRCFAKASSLGWLDHTCFSFKSLYNDETDHLHDNKPNLH; from the exons ATGTCTACCTCTCCTAAATCACAAAAGTTATCACCAAAGAGTTCAAAGTCTCCGAGGGCTAAGGTTAAAGAAGATTCAAGCAAAGAAATTTCACCGAAAAACAATAAACATTCATATTCTAGAAGATATTGGAGACCTAAAAAAG GTGGTGCAGGTGGAAAGGGAACTTGGGGAGGTATATTAGATACGCAAATAAGCTATGCAACCGATCAAAATGACCCAAATTACAATAGTCATGAG GAAGTTGAGTTTTTAACTCCAAGGAGAACTAGTCAAGCATTAGAGCAGTATAAGAAGCGAGCAATTGTTATTATCGAAGAGTATTTTGCTAATGATGATGTTATATCTACTGCAAATGAACTGAGTGATGTTGGGATGCCAAATTATGATTATTATTTCGTCAAGAAACTCGTTTCAACGGCCATGGATCGACATGACAAGCAAAAAGAAATGGTTGCAGTTTTATTGTCATCTTTATATGCAGATGTGATAAACCCTGCTCAAATTTATAAGGGATTCACAAAATTAGTTGAGTGTGTTGATGATTTGGCGGTAGACATTCCTGATGCAGTAGATATACTATCTATTTTTATTGCAAGGGCTATCGTGGATGATATACTTCCACCTATATTCTTGAAAAAACATCTTGAAAAAATGTCTAAACAATCCAAGGGAATTGAGGTCCTTATAAGAACAGAGAAATGTTATTTATCTGCTCCTTACCACTCTGAACTGATCGAAAATAAATGGGGAGGAGACAAGAATAAAACAGTGGAAGATGTTAAGGGAAAAATTAGCAATTTGTTAAGAGAATACATTGTAAATTATGACAAGAAGGAAGCATTTAGATGCATAAAAGAGTTGAATATTCCATTTTTTCATCATGAAATCATAAAACGCGCCTTGATTATTGCAATGGAGAGGAGACAAGCTGAAGGCGAGATATTAAACTTGTTGAAGATGGTTGCTCAAGAAAACCTAATAAACTCAAGTCAAATTTCTAAGGGATTTAATAGATTGATAGATACTATAGATGACTTGTCATTAGATATACCAAATGCAAGAAAAATTCTACAATCTTTGATTTCAAAATGTTCATCCGAAGGATGGCTTTCAGCTTCTTCCTTAAAGTCATTTTCCTTAGAGCCAAATAAGGTGTTTGTTGAAGAAAGTATTGCAAAATCATTCAAGAAGATAGTTCAAACCATAATTCAAGAGTATTTTCTATCAGGTGATACAATAGAGGTCTATAATTGCTTGGAATCTGAGAACTATAGCTCATCCTCTGAGCTTAATGCCATATTTGTTAAGAAATTGATCAATCTAGCCATGGATCGTAAAAATCGAGAGAAGGAAATGGCTTCCATACTCCTTTCATCTTTATGTTTACCACCTGACGATGTTGCTAATGGATTCATATCATTGATCGAGTCAGCGGATGATACATCTCTAGATAATCCAATAATTGTTGAAGACTTGGCAAAATTCATTTCCAGAGCTATTGTTGATGAAGTAATAACTCCTTCTCACTTAAATGATATAGGAGCCCCATTTATTGGGTTGCATTCAATTGGGAACAAGATCATTCAACTTGCAAACTCACTTTTAAATGCTCGACTATCAGGAGAACGCATTCTAAGGTGTTGGGGAGGTGAAGGTAGTAGAGGGAACGGGTGGGCAGTAGAAGATGTTAAAGACAAGATTGAGAAATTGTTAGAAGAGTATGAATGTGGAGGTGATATAAGAGAAGCATGTAGGTGCATAAAGGAGTTAGGTATGCCATTCTTTCATCACGAAGTAGTGAAAAAAGCATTAGTGATTGTAATGGAGAAGCGAAATGAGAGATTATGGCGGTTACTAGAGGAGTGTTTTAATTCAGGGCTTATAACCGTGAATCAGATGACAAAGGGATTTGGAAGGACTGAGGAATCTCTTGATGATTTAAGTTTAGATGTGCCGGATGTTAAACATCAATTTTCGCGGTGTTTTGCAAAAGCTAGTAGTTTAGGATGGTTAGATCATACGTGTTTTTCCTTCAAATCCTTATACAATGATGAAACTGATCATCTTCATGATAATAAACCTAACCTACATTAG